The following proteins are encoded in a genomic region of Magnolia sinica isolate HGM2019 chromosome 1, MsV1, whole genome shotgun sequence:
- the LOC131248959 gene encoding uncharacterized protein LOC131248959 has translation MDEAIIWNARGVGNLPTQDTLAKFINKFKSSLLAILEPMLRDSKIVGFGLKLGFHSSFSNVGGGGKIWVFHKNDLNILIASLSNQLIYLLVNVPTCREPILFSIVYAKWDFNAILSSDERLGSATLDAASAEEFMNTIQEVDLLDAGFSGNSFTWSNNKAASARIWARLDRVFISDS, from the exons ATGGATGAAGCCATCATTTGGAATGCTCGTGGAGTGGGCAACTTACCCACACAAGATACTCTTGCTAAGTTCATTAACAAGTTCAAGTCCTCCCTGCTGGCTATTCTGGAGCCCATGCTCAGGGACTCCAAAATAGTAGGCTTTGGCTTGAAGCTCGGTTTTCATAGTTCCTTCTCCAATGTGGGAGGGGGAGGAAAGATTTGGGTGTTCCACAAAAATGATCTAAATATTTTGATAGCTTCACTATCTAACCAGCTTATTTACCTTCTTGTGAATGTGCCTACTTGCAGGGAGCCTATTCTCTTCTCGATAGTGTATGCGAAAT GGGACTTCAACGCGATCCTCTCATCGGATGAGAGGCTGGGTTCGGCAACGCTTGACGCTGCCAGTGCAGAAGAGTTTATGAATACCATTCAAGAAGTAGACTTGCTCGATGCAGGGTTCTCTGGGAATAGTTTCACTTGGAGTAATAACAAGGCTGCATCAGCTAGGATCTGGGCAAGACTAGACAGGGTCTTCATTAGCGACTCTTAG
- the LOC131248975 gene encoding uncharacterized protein LOC131248975: protein MEVRTSGVHASSSVLSSQSPHSPSDYWSSHLPQHPSTLHSNGRPVAAHQLRLLFPSAHGEETLNHLICSSLIVAMVWSYFQRIFYVPVISNQTIQQKISLWMSKPSPSSCLKRLLGLAPALISWEIWLSRNASHFNGIQMSAQNIIFWISRWMQEIVNPLPDSALPPPRDVATLQALHLDCHKVCFGAMPEIVKWTRPPPGWFKLNVDGSSCQNPGESGGGGVLRDAHGRVIFAFHRYYGLTANTVAEAQAMLDGITLYRNLGLSSIVVESDSSVVVEAAADPNAHCP, encoded by the coding sequence ATGGAGGTCAGAACCTCGGGCGTTCATGCTTCCAGCTCCGTTCTATCCTCTCAATCTCCTCACTCCCCATCTGATTATTGGTCTTCTCACCTACCTCAGCATCCTTCAACATTGCACTCCAATGGGAGGCCTGTTGCTGCGCATCAACTGCGTCTTCTCTTCCCCTCAGCGCACGGTGAAGAAACCCTTAATCATCTCATATGCTCCAGTTTGATAGTTGCAATGGTCTGGTCATATTTCCAGAGAATTTTTTACGTCCCTGTCATCTCTAATCAGACCATCCAGCAGAAGATTTCTCTTTGGATGTCGAAGCCATCTCCTTCTTCTTGCCTCAAGCGGCTGTTGGGTCTTGCCCCTGCTCTTATTTCCTGGGAAATTTGGTTGAGCCGCAACGCCTCACATTTTAATGGTATTCAAATGTCAGCACAGAACATTATTTTTTGGATCTCCAGATGGATGCAGGAAATCGTCAACCCTCTTCCTGACAGCGCCCTTCCGCCTCCTAGGGACGTCGCCACTCTCCAGGCCCTTCATCTTGATTGCCATAAAGTTTGCTTTGGTGCCATGCCTGAGATTGTTAAATGGACGAGACCTCCGCCAGGCTGGTTTAAACTGAACGTCGATGGCTCTTCTTGTCAGAACCCGGGTGAGAGTGGTGGTGGTGGCGTACTTAGGGATGCCCATGGTCGGGTGATATTCGCTTTCCATAGGTATTATGGCCTTACCGCTAACACGGTTGCCGAGGCCCAGGCTATGCTTGATGGTATTACTCTCTACAGAAATTTGGGTCTTTCTAGCATAGTTGTGGAATCTGACTCTTCGGTGGTGGTGGAAGCGGCTGCGGACCCCAATGCCCATTGCCCTTAA